One part of the Marinobacter sp. MDS2 genome encodes these proteins:
- a CDS encoding DNA-3-methyladenine glycosylase I produces the protein MPDTQQRCPWCGTDPLYVHYHDTVWGRPEHDDQALFEKLCLDGQQAGLSWLTILRKHDSYRAAYANFDPETIAQFTEQDQARLLNDPGIVRNRLKVQSIIRNARAYLALQEQGVEFSKFLWKFVNHRPIQNHWRSIEEVPVTTPESEAMSKALKKAGFNFVGPTIVYAFMQATGMVNDHLVSCKAHQECKALWL, from the coding sequence ATGCCGGACACTCAGCAGCGATGCCCATGGTGCGGCACAGACCCGCTCTACGTGCATTACCACGATACGGTCTGGGGCAGACCCGAGCATGACGATCAGGCCTTGTTTGAGAAGTTATGCTTGGACGGCCAGCAAGCCGGGCTCAGCTGGTTAACCATTTTACGAAAACACGACTCCTACCGGGCGGCTTACGCCAACTTTGATCCGGAAACGATCGCCCAGTTCACCGAACAGGATCAAGCCCGACTGCTGAATGACCCTGGTATCGTCCGCAACCGCCTGAAGGTGCAATCCATCATTCGAAACGCACGCGCCTACCTGGCACTGCAAGAGCAGGGCGTAGAGTTTTCAAAATTCCTTTGGAAATTCGTGAATCATCGCCCGATACAAAACCACTGGCGCTCGATTGAAGAAGTCCCGGTTACCACGCCCGAATCGGAAGCTATGTCAAAAGCCTTGAAAAAAGCCGGTTTCAATTTTGTAGGCCCGACCATCGTCTACGCCTTCATGCAGGCCACCGGCATGGTCAATGACCATCTGGTTAGCTGCAAAGCGCATCAAGAATGCAAAGCCTTATGGCTTTAA
- a CDS encoding 4'-phosphopantetheinyl transferase superfamily protein, whose product MPGQSNACNPDTPQIWLCHQISRVPDALPDWLTVYERNTLATLDGPRRGEYLSSRWLIRQGLSKISNKPADQCQPVNGRPIASRFPAGWHLSLSHSQGLNAVAIGSTPLGIDVEPSQRKPNWQGVAKRWFSPVEQEWLLRANDPYSFLKVWTLKEAWLKATRRGIAGNLQTLEVRKDFELYGDQPDRQWQSCCCYVEGFLSTLVYQTNDPDREANWPAVTLLEPPPEDYNLAPAEPLDTIWDPLYHRTIRAKR is encoded by the coding sequence ATGCCTGGACAATCCAACGCTTGCAACCCTGACACACCACAAATCTGGCTGTGCCATCAAATATCCCGCGTACCGGATGCTTTGCCAGACTGGCTGACGGTGTATGAGCGAAATACCCTGGCAACACTGGATGGCCCACGCCGCGGTGAATATTTGTCCAGCCGCTGGTTGATTCGCCAAGGCTTGAGCAAAATCAGCAACAAGCCCGCGGACCAGTGCCAACCGGTCAATGGCCGCCCCATAGCCTCACGGTTTCCGGCTGGCTGGCACCTGTCACTCAGCCACAGCCAGGGCCTCAACGCCGTTGCGATCGGTTCAACGCCTTTGGGCATCGATGTGGAACCCAGCCAGCGCAAGCCGAATTGGCAGGGCGTTGCCAAACGTTGGTTTTCGCCCGTTGAGCAAGAGTGGTTGCTGCGGGCAAACGACCCCTACAGTTTCCTGAAGGTCTGGACGCTGAAAGAAGCTTGGCTAAAGGCCACACGCCGGGGTATTGCCGGCAACCTGCAAACACTGGAAGTCCGAAAAGACTTTGAGCTGTATGGCGACCAACCCGATCGACAATGGCAAAGCTGCTGCTGTTACGTCGAAGGGTTTCTTTCCACACTGGTGTATCAGACCAACGACCCCGACCGGGAAGCAAACTGGCCGGCCGTTACCTTGCTGGAGCCACCACCGGAGGATTATAACCTGGCACCGGCAGAGCCTCTGGACACCATTTGGGACCCACTCTACCATCGGACGATTCGAGCCAAACGCTAG
- the pdxH gene encoding pyridoxamine 5'-phosphate oxidase, with protein sequence MDIGDMRRDFESEGLDLEHLHDDPIVQFQNWFEDSRRAGILEPNAMSLATSGADQMPDIRTVLLKYFDERGFVFYTNYSSRKARELEDNPRAALLFPWIGLNRQVRIQGTVEKVSKSESLRYFTSRPRGSQIGAWVSEQSKAITSRGLLEQKVAEMKRKFSSGEIPLPDFWGGYRVVPERIEFWQGRPSRLHDRFEYVREADAWTIQRLQP encoded by the coding sequence ATGGATATCGGCGATATGCGTCGGGACTTTGAAAGTGAAGGCCTGGACCTGGAACACCTGCATGACGACCCCATCGTTCAATTCCAGAATTGGTTTGAAGACAGCCGCAGGGCTGGCATTCTGGAACCTAACGCCATGTCCCTGGCCACCAGCGGCGCCGACCAGATGCCGGATATACGAACCGTGCTTCTGAAGTATTTCGACGAACGCGGCTTCGTTTTTTACACCAATTACAGCAGCCGTAAAGCCCGGGAACTCGAAGATAACCCGCGCGCCGCGCTGCTGTTCCCGTGGATTGGCCTGAACCGTCAGGTTCGGATTCAAGGCACGGTTGAGAAAGTCAGCAAATCGGAATCACTGAGGTACTTCACCTCAAGACCCCGGGGCAGCCAGATCGGCGCCTGGGTTTCCGAACAAAGCAAGGCGATTACCTCACGAGGTTTGCTCGAGCAAAAAGTGGCGGAAATGAAACGCAAATTCAGCTCTGGCGAAATTCCTCTTCCTGATTTCTGGGGTGGATACCGAGTGGTTCCGGAGCGAATCGAATTCTGGCAAGGACGACCCAGCCGACTTCACGACCGATTTGAATACGTAAGAGAAGCGGATGCCTGGACAATCCAACGCTTGCAACCCTGA
- a CDS encoding DUF748 domain-containing protein produces MGQSSAGSHKVRNLLVGVSVLLVLYALAGFLMLPWWLEKELPNQLQERMGWQAQVSDIRFNPFLFSLEADAFSALDNDDRPVAAFEQLRVNLDVLQLARGVVGFDEIRLTKPDVRLDLLEDYSVNFARDWKRANPELAEDTSEPDAAETDPPKLYFGHLAIEEGRLLFRDFTQNDTVELQIEPLDLSVDDLATWSRGEDDSRYSIIAAIGDQILEWEGELSLNPLYSEGHVRFSDINYQTLAKYLTPHLPWALKAGRVTVESDYWLSNEGGFQLETSNGKLELKQLALALAEDIEEPALSLEALSVDGIGFDLAAQRARVGMVTIEQPFVSATRRADGRLDWQASLSSDEAKSEADGTQNAGQGFRWEVQGVELTKGRLFWRDEAAAQPAELELLDLAVTLGELSHRTDEPAAYELSTRLASGGQITAKGQLTPTPFNFEAALAGSGIALVAVEPYIQLGANVAVSDGLLSFDGNLDLDGQDAPVTGTFSGSAQVTDFDLRLPDQEGELVAWQLLRLAPVEFNVNPARLEIGTVTLEQPSLNVVREKGGAHNVERIVKSAPDAQTPEPSGDGATSGQAGGEPEFIFRIGELLVEGGSVGYTDRTLNPVFTTRFEALSGSVSGISNVPPQQGLVNLRGELAGGAPVTFRGTLGALGTDETSDLKLTMDGLALPVLSPYLGRYLGYTVDAGKLDLELDYQITGTNLKASNHLVLDQMRLGQSVASKEAVNAPVKLGLALLTDQQGIIKVDLPVEGDMTNPDFRIGQVVMRTFVNLLVKAAASPFSMLGSLADFAGFSSEELGRVSFVPGKIALADGEAEKIAALAKALNDRPDLLLSIRGAATPKADGLELLKERMRAAGEVSEQAWAQAQREYQAGERQLAPEALSQLAAKRGQAIHRLLIETHGVSGDQLFSLDTLQQTELDEQGNVIVPFTLDVR; encoded by the coding sequence GTGGGCCAATCGTCGGCAGGAAGTCATAAGGTCAGAAACCTGTTGGTCGGGGTGTCTGTTTTGCTGGTGCTGTATGCGCTGGCAGGTTTCCTGATGCTGCCCTGGTGGCTTGAAAAAGAGCTTCCGAACCAATTGCAAGAGAGAATGGGGTGGCAGGCCCAGGTTTCGGATATCCGCTTCAACCCGTTTTTATTCAGCCTGGAGGCGGATGCGTTTTCGGCGCTGGATAACGACGACAGGCCGGTTGCCGCATTTGAGCAGTTGCGGGTCAATCTGGATGTGTTGCAGCTTGCCAGAGGGGTGGTCGGATTCGATGAAATACGCCTGACCAAACCCGATGTGCGATTGGATCTTCTGGAGGACTATTCCGTCAATTTTGCCCGGGACTGGAAGCGTGCGAATCCTGAGCTGGCAGAGGATACATCTGAGCCTGATGCGGCAGAAACCGACCCGCCAAAGCTCTACTTCGGGCACTTGGCCATTGAAGAAGGCCGCTTGTTGTTCCGGGATTTTACTCAGAACGACACCGTCGAATTGCAGATTGAACCGTTAGATCTCTCCGTTGACGATCTGGCTACCTGGTCGCGGGGTGAAGACGATAGCCGCTACTCCATTATTGCTGCCATTGGCGATCAAATCCTCGAATGGGAGGGCGAACTGAGCCTCAACCCGCTGTATTCCGAGGGGCATGTCCGGTTTTCCGACATCAATTATCAAACTTTGGCCAAGTATCTTACACCGCACCTGCCCTGGGCGTTAAAGGCGGGGCGGGTCACGGTTGAATCGGACTATTGGCTGTCGAACGAAGGTGGTTTTCAACTGGAAACCTCGAACGGCAAGTTAGAGCTCAAACAGCTGGCGTTGGCTCTGGCCGAGGATATTGAGGAGCCTGCGCTGAGCCTCGAAGCCTTGTCGGTAGACGGCATAGGCTTTGATCTGGCCGCGCAACGGGCGCGGGTCGGCATGGTGACGATCGAGCAGCCGTTCGTTTCAGCAACCCGGCGAGCTGATGGCCGTCTTGACTGGCAAGCCTCGTTGTCGTCCGACGAAGCAAAGTCGGAGGCGGATGGAACGCAAAACGCCGGGCAAGGGTTCCGATGGGAGGTGCAAGGCGTTGAGTTAACGAAAGGCCGTTTGTTTTGGCGAGACGAGGCTGCGGCACAGCCCGCGGAGCTGGAGTTGCTGGATCTCGCCGTCACCTTGGGCGAGCTTTCCCACAGAACAGATGAGCCCGCGGCCTACGAGCTATCCACCCGACTGGCCAGTGGTGGCCAAATTACCGCTAAGGGCCAACTTACTCCCACTCCGTTCAATTTTGAAGCGGCTTTGGCGGGGTCGGGTATTGCTTTGGTGGCCGTTGAGCCCTATATCCAGCTCGGAGCCAATGTTGCGGTATCCGATGGCCTGTTGAGCTTTGACGGCAATCTGGATCTGGATGGTCAGGACGCGCCGGTAACCGGTACCTTCAGCGGTTCGGCGCAGGTGACAGACTTTGACCTGCGCCTGCCCGATCAGGAGGGCGAGTTGGTAGCCTGGCAACTGCTGCGACTGGCGCCGGTGGAGTTCAACGTTAACCCGGCGCGGTTGGAGATAGGCACGGTGACGCTTGAGCAGCCGTCGCTTAATGTGGTTCGTGAGAAAGGTGGTGCCCACAATGTCGAGCGTATTGTTAAATCGGCCCCGGATGCGCAGACCCCCGAGCCTTCAGGCGATGGCGCAACCAGTGGTCAAGCCGGTGGCGAGCCCGAGTTTATTTTCCGGATTGGCGAGCTGCTCGTTGAGGGCGGGTCGGTGGGTTACACCGACCGAACGCTCAATCCCGTGTTTACCACCCGTTTCGAGGCGTTGTCCGGTTCTGTCAGCGGTATCAGCAATGTGCCGCCACAGCAGGGACTGGTGAATCTGAGGGGCGAGCTGGCGGGTGGTGCTCCGGTGACATTCAGAGGCACATTGGGGGCTCTCGGTACGGACGAAACCAGCGATTTAAAGCTCACCATGGACGGCTTGGCGTTGCCGGTGCTTTCACCCTATCTTGGCCGTTACCTGGGTTACACCGTGGATGCAGGAAAGCTGGACCTTGAACTGGATTACCAGATCACCGGCACGAACTTGAAAGCCTCGAACCATCTGGTTCTTGACCAGATGCGGCTGGGCCAATCGGTTGCCAGCAAAGAGGCCGTCAATGCGCCGGTAAAGCTGGGGCTGGCTTTACTGACGGATCAACAGGGCATTATCAAAGTGGATTTGCCCGTTGAGGGCGATATGACGAATCCGGATTTCCGCATTGGCCAGGTGGTGATGCGAACCTTTGTGAATCTGTTGGTCAAGGCGGCAGCGTCACCGTTCAGCATGTTGGGCTCGCTGGCGGATTTTGCCGGTTTCAGCAGTGAGGAGTTGGGCCGGGTCAGTTTTGTACCCGGAAAAATTGCGCTGGCAGATGGCGAAGCAGAAAAAATCGCCGCCTTGGCCAAGGCGCTGAACGACCGGCCGGATTTACTGCTCAGTATTCGCGGAGCGGCAACCCCGAAGGCAGACGGGCTGGAGTTGTTAAAAGAGCGTATGAGGGCAGCGGGTGAGGTCAGCGAACAAGCCTGGGCCCAAGCACAACGGGAATACCAGGCGGGTGAACGCCAACTGGCACCGGAAGCCTTGAGTCAACTGGCGGCCAAGCGGGGGCAAGCGATTCACCGGCTGTTGATAGAGACGCACGGGGTGTCCGGTGATCAGCTTTTTTCACTGGATACTCTGCAACAAACGGAGCTGGACGAGCAAGGCAACGTGATCGTGCCCTTCACGCTGGATGTGCGCTGA